In Nitratiruptor sp. YY09-18, a single window of DNA contains:
- the ruvB gene encoding Holliday junction branch migration DNA helicase RuvB yields the protein MERIVEVEKFSEESCFESSLRPSSWDEYIGQEKVKKLLKTFIEAAKKRGESLDHILFFGPPGLGKTTLANIIAHQMQASIKVTAAPMIEKSGDLAAILTNLEEGDILFIDEIHRLSPAIEEILYPAMEDFRLDIIIGSGPAAQTIQIDLPRFTLIGATTRAGMLSSPLRDRFGMHFRLEFYTPNELGAIITNAAAKLGKGIEKSAALEIARRSRGTPRIALRLLKRVRDFSDVANEDTISHAKALEALEALGVDEQGFDELDLKLLRLLAEAKGRPLGLGTIAAALSEDEGTIEDVIEPFLLANGYIERTARGRVATPKTYELLKLTPKIQKSLL from the coding sequence ATGGAACGCATTGTAGAAGTTGAAAAATTTAGTGAAGAGAGCTGTTTCGAAAGCTCATTGCGTCCAAGTAGCTGGGATGAGTATATTGGCCAAGAGAAGGTCAAAAAACTTCTCAAAACCTTCATAGAAGCTGCTAAGAAAAGAGGTGAGAGCCTCGATCATATCCTCTTCTTTGGACCTCCGGGACTTGGTAAAACAACATTAGCAAATATCATCGCTCACCAGATGCAAGCCAGCATCAAAGTCACTGCTGCTCCTATGATAGAAAAGAGTGGAGATTTAGCGGCTATTTTGACAAATCTCGAAGAGGGAGATATCCTCTTTATTGATGAGATCCACCGTCTCTCCCCTGCAATCGAGGAGATTCTCTATCCTGCTATGGAAGATTTCCGACTCGATATTATCATAGGAAGTGGACCAGCTGCACAAACTATCCAGATAGATCTGCCACGCTTCACTCTCATAGGTGCAACTACCAGAGCCGGAATGCTCTCGAGTCCTCTGCGTGATAGATTTGGCATGCATTTTAGGCTTGAATTTTATACACCAAATGAACTTGGTGCCATTATTACCAATGCTGCAGCAAAACTTGGTAAGGGAATCGAAAAGAGTGCAGCCTTGGAGATTGCTAGGAGAAGTCGTGGAACACCACGTATTGCTTTGCGTCTTTTGAAAAGAGTGAGAGATTTTAGCGATGTGGCAAATGAAGATACGATCTCTCATGCAAAAGCCCTTGAAGCTCTTGAAGCCCTCGGAGTAGATGAGCAGGGGTTTGATGAGCTGGACTTAAAACTGCTACGACTCTTAGCCGAAGCAAAAGGGCGTCCACTAGGACTCGGAACCATTGCAGCAGCCTTAAGTGAAGATGAGGGGACTATTGAAGATGTAATAGAGCCCTTTTTGCTTGCAAATGGCTATATTGAGCGCACAGCCAGAGGAAGGGTAGCCACGCCAAAGACATATGAACTTTTAAAACTCACACCAAAAATCCAGAAGAGTCTACTGTAG
- the lgt gene encoding prolipoprotein diacylglyceryl transferase, whose product MEYWQHIYEHFNPVAFNLFGIPVHWYGIMYLLALITALLFAEWLVRHDKLPFTKKELDTYFIYAEIGVILGARLGYILFYDPHTSYYITHPWQIFNPFLNGHFVGIRGFSYHGAVIGFLLATYLYAKRYHKNFWLLLDIVAVSVPLGYIFGRIGNFLNQELVGRATDVPWGIYVGGVLRHPSQLYEAFLEGLVIFAILFWYRKRKRFDGELIILYGFLYGLFRFLAEFFRAPDIQLGFICCGWMTMGQLLSLVMMGASTILWIYLSKRRVYE is encoded by the coding sequence ATGGAGTATTGGCAGCATATCTATGAACATTTTAATCCTGTAGCATTCAATCTTTTTGGTATACCCGTCCACTGGTACGGGATTATGTATCTTCTTGCACTCATTACTGCACTACTCTTTGCTGAGTGGCTCGTACGCCATGACAAGCTGCCATTTACAAAAAAAGAGCTCGATACCTATTTCATCTACGCAGAGATTGGAGTAATACTTGGAGCAAGATTAGGTTATATTCTTTTTTATGATCCACACACATCATATTATATTACACATCCATGGCAAATATTTAACCCTTTCCTCAATGGTCATTTTGTAGGAATACGTGGATTTAGCTATCACGGTGCAGTTATTGGCTTTTTGCTTGCTACATATCTCTATGCCAAGAGGTACCACAAAAACTTCTGGCTGCTCCTTGATATCGTGGCTGTTTCTGTACCTCTTGGATATATTTTTGGGCGTATTGGAAATTTTCTCAATCAAGAGCTTGTCGGAAGAGCTACCGATGTGCCATGGGGTATTTATGTGGGAGGAGTTTTGCGCCATCCTTCACAACTCTATGAAGCATTTTTGGAGGGTTTAGTAATTTTTGCTATCCTTTTTTGGTATCGTAAGAGAAAGAGGTTTGATGGGGAGCTTATAATCCTCTATGGATTTTTATATGGACTTTTTCGCTTTCTAGCTGAATTTTTCAGAGCTCCAGATATTCAACTGGGATTTATCTGCTGCGGTTGGATGACGATGGGGCAGCTACTTTCACTTGTAATGATGGGAGCAAGCACAATCTTATGGATATATCTATCAAAAAGGAGGGTGTATGAGTGA
- a CDS encoding (Fe-S)-binding protein, which translates to MFEYTKVSDACIKCGKCIPTCTIHQINPDETTSPRGFIELLGDYQKGELDLDKTAKDIFESCFLCTNCVDVCPNSLPTDMIIEEVRADIAQKYGIAWYKRAFFWLLRHRKMMDIFSKLGFVFKSCALSPDPKGRGLLAKFNLPMLKKGRLLPSMKSVSFLNKYPEHLNEGKQKKVAIFIGCLANYNYTEIGDSLVDILKALEYEIYIPKKQLCCGAPAYFTGDFDTVAYLTKRNIEYFESFIDEVEAIIVPEATCSAMIKHDWEVFFRNRGEEEWAKRAAKLNEKIFIATQWLYEKTPLLKILQEQGKKLPTSVTYHDPCHARKVQGVWREPRALLAQNFTIKEMEDPNRCCGFGGVTIQTEKYHLAEAAGKPKAAMIEQSGAEVVAAECSACRVQISNALVQAKSNVVFKNPLELIADALKDD; encoded by the coding sequence GTGTTTGAATATACCAAAGTAAGCGATGCATGTATCAAATGTGGTAAATGTATCCCTACATGTACAATTCATCAAATAAATCCAGATGAAACAACAAGTCCTAGAGGGTTTATAGAGCTTTTGGGAGATTATCAAAAGGGTGAACTCGATCTCGATAAAACAGCAAAAGATATTTTTGAGAGCTGTTTTTTGTGTACCAATTGTGTAGATGTATGTCCTAACTCTCTCCCTACTGATATGATAATTGAAGAAGTACGTGCAGATATTGCTCAAAAATATGGAATCGCTTGGTATAAGAGGGCATTTTTTTGGTTACTGCGTCATCGCAAGATGATGGATATTTTTAGTAAACTTGGTTTTGTCTTTAAAAGCTGTGCTCTATCTCCTGATCCAAAAGGGCGGGGGCTACTAGCTAAATTTAATCTTCCGATGCTCAAAAAAGGGCGATTGCTCCCATCTATGAAGAGTGTGAGCTTTCTCAATAAATATCCAGAGCATCTCAATGAAGGAAAACAGAAAAAGGTCGCTATATTTATCGGATGTTTGGCAAACTACAACTACACCGAAATTGGTGATAGCCTCGTAGATATTCTCAAAGCTCTCGAATATGAAATCTATATTCCTAAAAAGCAGCTATGTTGTGGGGCTCCAGCCTATTTCACAGGAGATTTTGATACTGTTGCATATCTTACAAAAAGAAACATAGAGTATTTTGAGAGTTTTATCGATGAGGTTGAGGCGATTATAGTACCAGAGGCTACATGTAGTGCGATGATCAAGCATGATTGGGAGGTCTTTTTCCGCAATCGAGGTGAAGAAGAGTGGGCAAAAAGAGCTGCTAAGTTAAATGAGAAGATTTTCATAGCTACACAATGGCTCTACGAAAAGACACCGCTTTTGAAAATTTTGCAAGAGCAAGGTAAGAAGTTGCCAACAAGTGTGACATACCATGATCCATGCCACGCGCGTAAAGTGCAAGGGGTTTGGAGAGAGCCAAGAGCGCTCCTGGCGCAAAATTTTACAATCAAAGAGATGGAAGATCCCAACCGCTGCTGTGGGTTTGGAGGAGTGACTATACAGACTGAAAAGTATCATCTCGCTGAAGCTGCAGGTAAGCCAAAGGCCGCCATGATTGAGCAAAGTGGTGCAGAGGTGGTGGCAGCAGAGTGTAGCGCCTGTAGGGTGCAGATTAGCAATGCTTTGGTGCAAGCAAAGAGCAATGTGGTGTTTAAAAACCCGTTGGAACTAATAGCCGATGCATTAAAAGACGATTAA
- a CDS encoding SGNH/GDSL hydrolase family protein translates to MVLALGDCNMRGANSFKGQTYIDLIAQELQAEAINCGITMSTTREGLILFNKYKSIKPDFVIIAYGLVDSWKTFKYAPYVLYYPDNILRKIARKFVKKYKKIARKLGLNEILGQKYVVPPKEYKKNLQKIIEQAKEVILIETPPHLSQLFRNRDIQLYNTILDELSQENDNCKVVKIYDDFEKNKAFYLDNTHFNQDGYNYIAKKILEVL, encoded by the coding sequence GTGGTCTTGGCCTTAGGCGATTGCAATATGCGAGGGGCAAATAGTTTCAAAGGTCAAACTTATATTGATTTGATAGCCCAGGAATTGCAAGCCGAAGCGATTAATTGTGGAATCACCATGAGTACTACTAGAGAAGGATTGATCCTTTTTAATAAGTATAAATCTATTAAACCAGATTTTGTCATCATAGCTTATGGTCTTGTAGATAGCTGGAAGACATTTAAGTATGCACCATATGTTCTTTATTATCCGGATAATATATTGAGAAAAATCGCGAGAAAATTTGTGAAAAAATATAAAAAGATTGCGCGCAAACTTGGACTCAATGAAATTTTAGGGCAAAAGTATGTCGTCCCTCCCAAAGAATATAAAAAGAATTTACAAAAAATTATAGAACAAGCAAAAGAGGTGATTCTCATCGAAACTCCGCCTCATCTTTCGCAGCTATTTAGAAACAGAGATATACAGCTTTATAACACAATATTAGATGAGCTATCGCAAGAAAATGATAACTGTAAAGTGGTCAAAATCTATGATGATTTTGAAAAAAATAAGGCGTTCTATCTTGACAATACCCATTTCAACCAAGATGGGTATAACTATATAGCAAAAAAAATTTTGGAAGTTTTATGA
- the trpA gene encoding tryptophan synthase subunit alpha translates to MKKLVGYITSAYPDKEFTIDLILAMKEKGLDSVELGIPFSDPVADGPVIEEANVKALQNGFKFADVLDITKAVANEIDTLWMGYFNPFYHRGVERSIKEAKELGVSGFIIPDLPYEEALAYRPLFDEHELALIDFVAPTDTKERVDLICENAKKFIYLVAYAGITGAQKREDLSQIIVWIRQSTDTPVYLGFGVNEKTAKEKAKDVDGVIVGSAFVKILLDDGLTNSQKIAKIAELSGKIKELINS, encoded by the coding sequence GTGAAAAAACTCGTTGGCTACATTACTAGTGCATACCCAGACAAAGAGTTTACAATCGATCTCATTTTGGCTATGAAAGAGAAGGGATTAGATAGTGTTGAATTGGGAATTCCTTTTAGCGATCCGGTAGCAGATGGTCCCGTGATTGAGGAAGCGAATGTAAAAGCACTACAAAATGGGTTTAAGTTTGCTGATGTATTAGATATTACTAAGGCTGTAGCCAACGAAATTGATACGCTATGGATGGGCTACTTCAATCCTTTTTATCATAGAGGTGTAGAAAGAAGTATCAAAGAGGCCAAAGAGCTTGGTGTGAGTGGATTTATCATTCCAGATTTACCTTACGAAGAAGCGCTCGCTTATAGGCCACTCTTTGATGAGCATGAGTTAGCTCTCATCGATTTTGTTGCACCTACTGATACAAAAGAGCGAGTCGATCTTATCTGTGAAAATGCAAAGAAGTTTATCTATCTTGTAGCCTATGCCGGAATTACAGGTGCACAAAAAAGAGAAGATCTTAGCCAAATTATCGTTTGGATTCGCCAGAGTACAGATACGCCGGTGTATCTAGGATTTGGTGTCAATGAGAAGACAGCCAAAGAGAAGGCCAAAGATGTAGATGGAGTTATAGTGGGAAGTGCATTTGTGAAAATTTTGCTGGATGATGGCTTGACAAATAGCCAAAAAATTGCTAAAATTGCCGAGCTTTCAGGAAAGATTAAGGAATTAATCAACTCCTAG
- a CDS encoding glycosyltransferase family 9 protein: MKFGIYRFSALGDIAASIPVFKAFEQKPTILTSPMGYELLKDEFEDIIILKSKNIIDVLQFIYRLKKEHLGLFIDLQNNDRSRFIRSFFKNIDNKGVDFDQSVTYIFYDIAKKSRLVGELDVNFTKKERSYIVLNVGSSPKWISKRLPFHKWHEFSEILYERFGLEFVLTGDKNEQEYVEELSRHIVGKKEVVAGKTNLQELKNILKNAYLTVSTDSAPMHISAVYKTPTIGLFGATNWIRSAPFGPWSVALYDKKQFSKPPKVNRVAVGDYYENIDISDGLKQLEQFL; the protein is encoded by the coding sequence ATGAAGTTTGGAATCTATCGCTTTAGCGCATTGGGGGATATTGCTGCTTCTATTCCGGTATTCAAAGCTTTCGAACAAAAACCTACAATACTCACTTCACCAATGGGATATGAACTCTTAAAAGATGAGTTTGAGGATATTATTATTCTCAAAAGTAAAAATATCATAGATGTTTTGCAGTTTATCTATAGGCTTAAAAAGGAGCATTTAGGGCTTTTTATAGATCTACAAAACAACGATAGAAGCCGTTTTATTCGCTCATTTTTCAAAAACATCGACAATAAAGGTGTAGATTTTGATCAAAGTGTTACTTATATCTTTTACGATATTGCAAAAAAGAGTAGATTGGTTGGTGAACTTGATGTAAATTTTACAAAAAAAGAGCGAAGCTATATTGTGCTCAATGTAGGCTCAAGTCCCAAATGGATATCAAAGCGCTTGCCTTTTCACAAGTGGCATGAATTTAGTGAAATTTTGTATGAAAGATTTGGTCTGGAATTTGTTCTCACAGGTGATAAAAACGAGCAAGAGTATGTAGAAGAACTTTCTCGGCACATTGTAGGCAAAAAAGAGGTAGTAGCTGGAAAGACCAATCTCCAAGAGCTAAAAAATATTCTTAAAAATGCCTATCTTACTGTCTCAACGGATTCGGCCCCAATGCATATCTCAGCAGTCTATAAAACTCCAACCATTGGTCTTTTTGGTGCGACAAATTGGATACGCTCAGCTCCTTTTGGTCCTTGGAGTGTAGCACTTTATGACAAAAAGCAATTTAGCAAGCCTCCCAAAGTCAACAGAGTTGCAGTGGGAGACTACTATGAAAATATAGATATCAGTGACGGTCTCAAGCAGTTAGAGCAGTTTTTATAA
- a CDS encoding carbonic anhydrase — MRKIIIMAGLASGLLFAGVTGAGHHAEHKHWSYKGSEGPIHWGEIDPKFRMCKLGVNQSPINMNRFIDAKLPDLQITYAGISKEVVNNGHTIKVTASGKNEVVVDGIPFELMQYHFHTPSENTLNGKHFPMEGHFVHKSKDGEYLVIALMFKEGKKNSALEKVLTYLDPKVGNKKNLKEMFNPGDFFPKKLDYYRYDGSFTTPPCTEGVRWIVLKNPVEASKEQIAKMHAMMGNNNRPTQPLHARVILK; from the coding sequence ATGAGAAAAATTATCATAATGGCAGGATTGGCTTCTGGACTCCTCTTTGCAGGAGTGACTGGTGCAGGACACCATGCAGAGCATAAGCACTGGAGCTATAAAGGCAGTGAAGGGCCTATACATTGGGGTGAGATAGATCCAAAGTTTCGTATGTGTAAACTTGGTGTCAATCAGTCTCCTATTAATATGAACAGATTTATCGACGCAAAACTTCCAGATTTACAAATCACCTATGCTGGTATTAGCAAAGAGGTGGTCAATAATGGTCATACTATTAAAGTAACAGCAAGTGGTAAAAATGAAGTAGTGGTAGATGGCATACCATTTGAGCTCATGCAATACCACTTCCACACTCCTAGCGAGAATACTCTCAATGGCAAACACTTCCCAATGGAAGGGCACTTTGTTCACAAAAGTAAAGATGGAGAGTATCTTGTTATTGCTTTGATGTTTAAAGAGGGAAAGAAAAATAGTGCCCTCGAAAAGGTTTTGACATATTTGGACCCAAAAGTAGGAAACAAGAAAAATCTCAAAGAGATGTTTAATCCCGGAGACTTTTTTCCAAAAAAACTAGACTACTACCGCTATGATGGATCTTTTACTACTCCTCCATGTACTGAAGGTGTTCGTTGGATAGTGCTCAAAAATCCTGTTGAGGCTTCCAAAGAGCAGATTGCAAAGATGCATGCAATGATGGGTAATAATAATCGCCCAACACAACCTCTCCATGCAAGGGTAATTTTAAAATAA
- a CDS encoding methyl-accepting chemotaxis protein — MAKISSLQKIQYANILSIVLFSISLGYEVYKNGFNGIFVINIFNFICAIVIFLSVMDIRKSLNAISYVLQKAKGGVFKYDVKINDTGTLKEMFDNLMGFMEQVEGFLTDVNIVLKSLEEKNFTKLNEKKYKGIFKNIAESINASVDNMMVKEKFVEREKLNSKVGQLGGGVAGGLAIIKRDLMESINKVKDIVDNSNKISSNSKEVSQTLDEIVSKLNSLIDIVKESHLVIEKLNRKTENVNNIIKLIDDIADQTNLLALNAAIEAARAGEMGKGFTVVAEEVRKLAEKTQQSTDDVREVLKELQVESENSINNSTKMEQIANESAVVLSKFRASIDAFTDNAQKTTTLANLIQNIIIITKFKLDHIIYKNRVVYRNFFSGKIETQYTDEKHCDFGKWYYGEGKKLYGMLEAYNQIEKPHKMIHDYSKRIIELVQRPDFQQFIMTHQDDIYKEFQRLEATSENLFNLLDQLLEAYEKSLTSTPQVAKKAA, encoded by the coding sequence ATGGCAAAAATATCATCTTTGCAAAAGATACAATATGCAAACATTCTCTCCATTGTATTGTTTTCAATTTCGTTAGGCTATGAAGTATATAAAAATGGTTTCAACGGTATTTTTGTCATCAATATATTCAACTTTATTTGTGCTATTGTGATCTTCTTGAGTGTAATGGATATTCGGAAATCTCTCAATGCAATCTCCTATGTCTTGCAAAAAGCAAAAGGTGGAGTTTTTAAATATGATGTGAAGATAAATGATACAGGAACTCTCAAGGAGATGTTTGACAACCTCATGGGGTTTATGGAGCAGGTAGAGGGATTTTTGACTGATGTCAATATCGTGCTCAAAAGCCTCGAAGAGAAGAACTTCACAAAACTCAACGAAAAAAAATACAAAGGAATTTTTAAAAATATTGCTGAATCAATCAATGCCTCTGTCGATAATATGATGGTCAAAGAGAAGTTTGTAGAAAGAGAAAAGCTTAACTCAAAAGTGGGACAACTTGGAGGAGGTGTTGCAGGTGGTCTTGCTATTATTAAGCGAGATCTTATGGAGTCGATCAACAAAGTCAAAGATATTGTAGACAATAGCAACAAAATCTCATCAAATTCCAAAGAAGTCTCCCAAACTCTCGATGAGATCGTAAGTAAACTCAATAGTCTCATAGACATTGTCAAAGAGTCACATCTTGTGATAGAAAAGCTCAACAGAAAGACTGAAAATGTTAACAACATCATCAAACTTATCGATGATATAGCAGACCAGACGAATCTTTTGGCACTCAATGCTGCCATAGAGGCTGCGAGAGCGGGTGAGATGGGTAAAGGTTTTACAGTGGTGGCTGAAGAGGTAAGAAAACTAGCAGAAAAGACACAGCAATCTACTGATGATGTAAGAGAGGTTCTCAAAGAGCTCCAGGTGGAGAGCGAAAACAGCATAAATAACTCTACAAAAATGGAGCAGATTGCTAATGAATCAGCAGTGGTATTGAGTAAGTTCCGTGCATCTATTGATGCATTTACAGACAATGCGCAAAAGACTACCACTCTAGCAAATCTTATCCAAAATATAATCATCATTACCAAATTCAAACTCGACCATATTATCTATAAAAATCGTGTAGTGTATAGAAACTTCTTCAGTGGTAAAATAGAGACGCAGTATACAGATGAGAAGCATTGTGATTTTGGCAAATGGTACTATGGAGAGGGTAAGAAACTCTATGGCATGCTTGAAGCGTATAACCAAATAGAAAAGCCGCACAAGATGATCCATGACTATTCTAAACGTATTATAGAGCTTGTGCAAAGACCAGATTTCCAACAATTCATAATGACCCATCAAGATGATATCTATAAAGAGTTTCAACGCCTCGAAGCCACATCCGAAAATCTTTTCAATCTTCTTGATCAACTCCTCGAAGCATATGAGAAAAGCCTCACGAGTACTCCACAAGTCGCCAAAAAAGCTGCCTAA
- the panB gene encoding 3-methyl-2-oxobutanoate hydroxymethyltransferase: protein MAKKHTITTIKAAKNKEKLVMVTAYDALFAKLFAPYVDMILVGDSLNMIFAGSPDTLSATMEQMIYHTQAVCAGAPESFIVFDMPYGSYTNKKSALKNAIRVYKETTADAIKLEGGTEKASIIEHLVENGIAVMGHIGLQPQSVRSEGGYKVVRDAKKLLQDAKALEKAGVFAIVLEGTEAHIAKEVAKSVDIPVIGIGAGVDVDGQVLVWSDMLGFFEDFKPKFVKKYLDGATLVKKAVSQYAKEVKEGKFPTKDYSY from the coding sequence ATGGCCAAAAAGCACACTATCACCACCATCAAGGCAGCAAAAAATAAAGAGAAACTCGTGATGGTCACTGCCTATGATGCTCTCTTTGCCAAACTCTTTGCACCCTATGTAGATATGATTTTGGTAGGTGATAGTCTCAATATGATTTTTGCTGGCAGCCCCGATACTCTCAGTGCTACTATGGAGCAGATGATCTATCATACACAAGCTGTCTGCGCAGGTGCACCTGAGAGTTTTATAGTCTTTGATATGCCTTATGGCAGCTATACAAATAAAAAGAGTGCTCTTAAAAACGCAATACGTGTCTACAAAGAGACTACAGCAGATGCTATTAAGCTTGAAGGTGGTACTGAGAAAGCCTCTATCATAGAACATCTTGTAGAAAATGGTATAGCAGTAATGGGTCATATCGGCTTGCAGCCACAATCTGTTAGAAGCGAGGGAGGCTACAAAGTCGTCAGAGATGCCAAGAAACTCCTCCAAGATGCAAAGGCTTTGGAAAAGGCTGGAGTATTCGCAATAGTCTTGGAAGGTACAGAGGCTCATATAGCCAAAGAGGTGGCAAAAAGTGTCGATATTCCTGTCATAGGCATAGGAGCTGGCGTGGATGTGGATGGACAGGTGCTTGTGTGGAGTGATATGTTGGGTTTTTTCGAAGATTTCAAGCCAAAATTTGTCAAAAAGTATCTTGATGGAGCAACACTTGTCAAAAAGGCAGTGAGTCAATACGCCAAAGAGGTAAAAGAAGGAAAATTTCCGACAAAGGATTATAGCTACTGA
- a CDS encoding AI-2E family transporter, with protein sequence MKPIHFLGLLLLVVGYFLYQVFYPYISPITIAILLALATFKIHLFFAHKFSSRFIPSLLSTLLLAIIFFAPIIYIITNAATFVTKIDFSLMVESFEHLKQWLAEFLAEHKTFFGGVDMQSFTAKIDANSIINSIVQTATFLGKKSAIFLKDTVLILIFYFFANFYGKDLLLYFQKIIPLKKEDSKTIFENLAGVLGVVFNSIIATAIFEGFLFGIIAQIYGYNGLVFGILYGFASLIPVIGGIIMWLPLSIDRYFHDDTSGAIVIALYSIIVISIIADTFIKPIIIKYIDDVMIEESHVKINELLIFFSIVAGLSSYGFWGMIIGPAVVALTISLLNLYPKLAQFKE encoded by the coding sequence ATGAAACCGATACACTTTTTAGGCCTTTTGCTCTTAGTTGTAGGATATTTTCTCTATCAAGTCTTCTATCCCTACATTTCTCCTATTACTATAGCGATCCTTTTGGCTCTTGCAACATTTAAAATCCACCTCTTTTTTGCCCATAAATTCAGTTCTCGTTTCATTCCCTCCCTCCTTAGCACCCTCCTCTTGGCCATTATCTTCTTTGCACCTATTATCTATATCATCACAAACGCTGCAACGTTTGTGACAAAGATAGATTTCTCTTTGATGGTGGAGTCTTTTGAGCACCTCAAGCAGTGGCTTGCAGAATTTTTGGCTGAGCATAAAACATTTTTTGGTGGGGTGGATATGCAGAGCTTCACTGCTAAAATAGACGCAAACTCCATCATCAACTCAATTGTACAAACTGCTACATTTTTAGGAAAAAAGAGTGCAATCTTTCTCAAAGATACAGTATTGATCCTTATTTTCTACTTCTTTGCCAACTTTTATGGCAAAGATCTGCTTCTTTACTTCCAAAAAATAATTCCTCTCAAAAAAGAAGATAGCAAAACAATCTTTGAAAATCTTGCAGGTGTGCTAGGTGTAGTGTTTAACTCTATTATTGCTACTGCAATCTTTGAAGGATTTTTGTTTGGTATCATTGCGCAAATTTATGGCTATAATGGACTTGTATTTGGTATACTCTACGGGTTTGCTTCACTTATTCCTGTCATTGGTGGAATTATTATGTGGCTGCCTCTCTCAATCGATCGCTACTTTCATGATGATACATCAGGAGCGATAGTCATCGCACTCTACTCTATTATTGTCATCTCTATTATTGCAGATACTTTTATCAAACCAATTATTATCAAATATATCGATGATGTGATGATTGAGGAGTCCCATGTGAAGATCAATGAACTCCTCATATTTTTCTCAATTGTCGCAGGACTCTCTAGCTACGGCTTTTGGGGTATGATCATAGGCCCTGCTGTAGTAGCTCTGACAATTAGTCTCCTCAACCTCTATCCAAAACTGGCACAATTCAAGGAGTAG